The following is a genomic window from Clostridium fungisolvens.
TTGTTGAATCTATAGCAGCTTGGGTCACTTGATTACCCCTAATCTCCATACTTCATACCCCTTTATTTATTGAGATTTTTAAGAACGTCTATATTTATAAGAGTAGCATTCTTATTTTCATCTTCAACTTCCTGAACAAGTTCTTTTCTAAGTATGCTTAATTCTCTTGGAGCTTTTATAGCAAGCTTCACGCTACCGTCGTCCAATTTAATAACTGAAATCTCTATATCATCACCTATTAGCAATGATTGACCTTTTTTTCTAGTTAAAACTAACATATTACTCACTCCTTAGTAGAGGATGCTTAATCATATATTTTTCATTATCTATGATTATTTGTTCCCCAAGCTTTGATTTTATATTAATTATTATAGGAGCTTTTAAATTCGTAGTAATCTCTTCAGCTTTAGAACTTAAGGTCACAGTATTTAGTACTAAAACTTCACTTGAATCTGTTATTTTAAGCTTTTCAATTATATAATCCTTCAGTTCAAATTCATATTCATTCACAACATCAAAGGGCGAAACTGCGACCAAACCTATTTCCTTATTTTCTATAGAATGAAGTATCTTAAAAAACGGATTTCCTTCAAAATCAATAAGTATAAACTTTTTTAGCTCTTGAAGTCCAGGTAATCCTTTAGTAAATGTAATTATATCCTCTTGATCATAATTTAATATACCATGGTATTTAGTCTCTAGTTTCATAAAATCCCCTCCAATATTCCTATCTCAAGTAATCCATGAGAGAAGGTTGAATTATTTTTGCACTTGTCTGAAGTGACGCCATATATACTGTTTGCATTGTGCTGTATTCCATTGTTTTTTGAGTTATATCAATATCTTCAGTATTAGATAATACTTCAGTTAGATTATAATTTTCTTGATCATTTTTATCCTTAGCAGAATCCATTCTGTTCTGTTTAGCTCCAACTTCAGCTCTAATTTTTAGTATATTACTTGCTGCAGCAGTTAAGTCATCTAAATTTTCACCTGTAAGCTTACTTTGTGCATCAGATGAAGATGAATCTAGGTTAGTAATTATATTATTTAACAAATTGCTAACATTTATTTGTTTTCCTTTTTCACTAGTGAAATTTAACACATCATATGCACTTACATTATAATCCATAGTTACACCTTGTGATATTTCCACTGGCAATTTCCCTTTAATCATGTCCATTTGGCTTGACATTGCTATATCTGTAGAATTTATAGAAAGTTCTTCTCCTTCTTTTCCTGCGAAGAATATTCCCTTATTTCCGTTAGCATCTATATCTTTTACACCTAATGGCTTGGATGTCACTTTACTACCACCAAAAACATATTTACCATCAAAATTGGAATTTAAAATCTGAGATATTTCTGACACCTTTTGATTTAATTCATCCTTTATAGCTCTTCTTTCATCTGATCCATATGCAGCATTTCCTGAAGATATTGTAAGTTCTCTTATTCTTTGGAAAGTTTGAGTTACTTGATCTAAAGAAGTATCCGTAGCATCTAACCAATTTATAGTATCACTTATATTTTCATTGTATTGCTTATTAGCAGATATATCTGTATTAAGTTGCATTGCTCTTGCAACTTTAAAAGGATCATCCGATGGTCTTCTTATCTCTTTACCTGATGACAGCTGAGATTGAAGTGTTTTCATATTATTAAGGTTTGTCCTCATATCACTTAAGAAGTTATTTGACAACATTCTATTAGTAACTCTCATTTATTTACCCCTTTACTATTTCTTTAATCCATTTACTACTACATCAAGAAGCTCGTCCACAGTTGCAATAACCTTTGCATTAGCACTATAGGCATGTTGAAATTGTACTAGGTTAGCCATTTCTTCATCTAGTGAAACTCCAGATACACTATCTTTAGTCTGATTAAGTGAATCTAAAAGTTGTTGTTGGTTAGTCACCATTCTAGATGCTTCTTGAGATTGTACACCTAATTTATCTATTGTGTCTTTAAAGTAAGCTTCTAAAGTAGTACCGTTATTATTATTTTCGATTGTCATACCGTTATCCTTTAGTACTGCTTTACCTTTTGTTAAATCAAAAAGATCTGCTCTTGATTTAACAGTAGTTCCTACATCCTGTATTCCAATTAAATTATTTTTAAGCTGTGCTATAGCTAGTGCTCTAGCTCCATCACCTTCACCATCTACAGTGTTTTGCGAAGCATAAGCGAAATCAGAATCTCTTGTTTTTGTCTTTAATTTCATAACATCACTAAGAATTTCTTTATTTACCGTTATATTTTCAGCAGTTATTTCTGATTCATTATTTAAAGTATCATCAAGATTTACCATTTGACCATTTACACTATATTTAGCTACTGATTTATTTACGAATAAAGGCATATAATCTTTATCTGGAAATCCATTGCTAGTTGTACTTGACATACCACTATGTATAGCATTAACTGTAAACGCAATTGATTTAGCTAACTTGTTTACTTGATCTATATAGTTATCAATATCTTTTTGTATTGTTATATTTCCTTTAACTTCTCCTGATGCTGGAGAAAATAATTTAAGCTCTTGTACATCCACTATTGATCCATCTTTTAACGGATAGCCATCAGCTTTAGTTGCAACTCCATCACTATTTGCCCATATAACTCTTGTCTCTTCAATTTCTTTTGCCTGATCAGGGCTCACATTAGTCAACGTTATTGTTTGTTTATTATCTTCATTGTCCATACTTCCAAGTTTATAATAAGTTATCTTATAAGTAGTTCCTGAATCATCTGTTGGATCTTTTTCCATACTGCTTATATATGAAAATCTTGCAACATTACCGTCTCCATCAGCCTTAACAAGTTCCGGTGCTTTCATCCCATTAACATCTGCTGGTTTAAGATTTATTCCTTCGAAAGCTTTCTTATCTATATTCAAGTTAAATTTGCTAGATAATTGATCTATAAGTAAATCTCTTTTATCCATTAAGTCATTAGGTGTGTCTCCAGCATTTTTAACACTTATTATTTCTTTATTTAATTCACCAATCTGATTTAATGTACTATTCATATCAGTAACAGTGTTTTTTATAAGACTTTGTGCATTATTCTTTAAATCTTTTAGTTGTGTATATGTATGGTTTAATGAATCTGTAAGAGCTAATGTTTGTTGGACAACTACAGTTCTTGCATTAGAACTCTGAGGCTGCTTGGACAATTGTTGCCATGAATCAAAGAACTTTCCCATCAATGAAGATATACCAGTATCAGATGGTTCACTAAAAACATCTTCAATTTGAGTTAAAAACCCGCTTCTAGTATTAAATTGTCCAGATATACTTGTTTCATTTCTTACTTGATAATCTAAGAAAGTATCTCTTATTCTCTCAACTGTAGAAACCTGAGCACCAGTTCCAAGTTGTCCTGCTTCCATACCGCCTAAAGATTGTGGTCTTGTAGTTTCTATATTTGCTCTTTGTCTAGAGTATCCAGCTGTATTCGCATTTGCTATATTATGCGAAGTTACATCAATAGATTTTTGCTGAACTGACATACCGCTTTTTGCTATATTAAATGTAGAAAATAAACCTGACATATTTCCTCCCCCTACTACCTTGACATTTTTCCGTATGAGTTATAAGTTTTCATCTCTCTGTTTGGATTTATATAAGTTAACATTTGATTAGTGTATGAAAGTTGTTGCTTTAAGAGTAAATCATTTGTATCCTTCTGAAGTCTCACTGCTTCTAAAAGCTTTATGATATCCCTATAACTTTCTTCCAATCTTTCGTTTCCTGAAGAAAATACAACTTCTTTCATTGAATTGCTTCCAACAAGCTTTCTTCTTTTAACTTCTTCTTCCGCTATTTCTTTATTACAAGCTTGTATTTTGTTTGCAACGTCATCTAATCCAAATATATCTTTCTTTAATATAAATGAATATTGATTATCTAATAACGAAAGAAGCTTATTAAGCGCTTCTTTTTCACTAAGTATTACATTAATAAGCTCTTCGTACATATTAACCCCTTCCTTCACTTATAGAATTAATCATTGATTGTGCTATTTTCTCATTATCTGGTTTATAGGTTCCATTTGCAACTTGCATTCTTAATGCTTCTACCTTTTCACTTCTAGGCATTACATCATCTCCTAAAGAAAAGTTACTTAAAGCTCTAGCTGCGCCTGATATTTCTAAACTATCTTTTTTCACGCTTTCAGCTTTTTGAGTTGCCTTTACTTTGTTAACATTATATATATCAATTACATTTCTAGTTGGTCCTACCCCTTTGATATTCATAACTTACCTCCACTGTACTGTATTCACTACTTATATTATCGTGCAATGAATAAATTAGTTTATACTTAGTTTTTATATTTGTAAAAAATTCCTAATTATCAAAACTCATTTTAAGTGCCATTTTTGACATCCTATACCTTATTATGTACCTGTTAGAAAAAATCACGATTTATTAACAAAATTTTAACATTTATATTGTTTCCATAATTCCTAAAGTTTATTTTATTTTTCACTCAAACTTATATATTATAGCTTGAATATATAAGCCTAATTATTTAATTCAAGCTATTTATTCAGTTAAAACATATATTAATTTGTATCAATATTAGTCTCTGTTTAACCATTTAATTCAACATTTGAAAAAATAAAAAGCACTTTCCTGCATGATTCAGGAACAGTGCTTTTTATCACTTCAAAGACTTTATTCTCTCTGCGTTGCTTACGATACTTGTGATTCTAACTCCAAAGTTTTCATCAACTACCACAACTTCACCAAATGCTACTCTCTTGCCATTTACTAAAATCTCTACAGGCTCATCAGCAACTTTATCCAGTTCAATTAAAGATCCATTACTTAAAGATAAAATATCTTTAATGCTTTTCTTAGTTCTACCAAGAACCACAGAAATTTCTAATGGAACATCTAATATTAAATCTATATTTTTATGTGCTGGCCCAGAAGGACTTGAAGTTAAATTATCAAAAGATGCTTGATGAACTTCCACAGGAGTTCTTTGCTCTTGATATATAGGTTTCTCTTGTACAAAGTGATTATAGTCATTGTGACTTTCTTGGGCATGATATGTATTAGATGGTTCGTAATTACTAGCTGTTCTTACTTCCTGTTGTGGTACTCTTTCTTCCACTCTAGGCTGCTCATTAGCAGGTTCGCTTTGCTGCTCTTCCCCCATCATTATTGAAACAATCTTTTTAGCAGTTTTTAGTGGTAACAACTGCATTATGTTACTATCTACCAAATCACCAATTGTTAGTTTGAAGGATACTTTAACTAAAACATCGTCATCGTTAATCCCTTCTGAAACCGGCTCATTTGCTTCATCCCAAGTCTTTGAAATAGGTGGTGATATGTTTACTTCTCTTGCAAACATAGTAGCCATTGAGGTTGCTGCTGAACCAATCATCTGGTTCATTGCTTCCTGAACTGCACTTAGTTCTATTTCTGATAACTCTGTAGTATTTACAGTGCCATCTCCACCCATCATTAGGTTAGCTATTACTGCAGCATCATTGATTTGCATTATTAATATATTTTTACCTAATATTCCTGAGGTATATTCTACTTCAAGTACTATATTAGGAATATGAAATTGCTCTTTTAACTCTCCCAAAGTTGTCGTGCTTACTACTGGAGTAGTAATATTAACTGACTGATTTATTATCTGGGAAAGAGCTGTTGAAGCTGAACCCATTGAAATATTTCCTATCTCACCTAACAGATCTTTATCTATATCTGAAATACTTTCTTCAGTGTTACCTGTTGTGGATTCGGCTGGTGTTGATGGACCATTCAACAAAGAATCTATCTCTTCTTGTGTAAGAAATCCATTACTCATAATCTTCCACATCCTTACCTATAATGTCTAGTATGGCTACTCCCATATTTTTACCAACTATACCTGGTTTGGCCAGGTAACATTTTTCGTCTTCAACTTCTACTGTTACAGGACTATTATACTTGTTATCAAGCTTAATCACATCACCTGTCACCAATCTTAAGAAATCATCAATACTAATTTCTGTACTACCAAGCTCTACCTTAACATTTACATCTACGATATCCAATCTCTTTTCTATATCATGTCTTGTATGTTCACGGTCTTCTTCAGCACCTGCTTGGAACCAATTTCTCATTACCAGTTTATCAAGAATTTTCTCAATACTCAAATAAGGTATACAAAGATTTATAAAAGTATTACTCTTACCCATTTCTACTGAAAAAGTTATTAATGCTACTGGTTCATTTGGAGCTAGTGTTTGGTTTAAAGCAGGATTAGTTTCTAAACTCTCTACTTCTATATCAATATCCATGACATCTTCCCAAGCAAGCTTTAGGTTTGATAACACTCCTGTTGCCACTTGAGTTATTATATTTTTATCTATATCTGTAAACTCTTTACTTACATGTCTTCGCTCTCCTGTTCCTCCTAACAGTATATCAATAACTTGAAAGGAGAAACTAGGATTCATCTCAAAAAGAATTGAACCATTTAAAGGTGGCATCTTAAACAAAAGCAGTGTAGTCGGATTAGATACACTATGAATAAACTCCTCATAGGTTACCTGCTCTATGTTTTCTATGTTAACCTTTGTATTTTTTCTCACCTGAGCAGTAAGAAAATTAGATATTATTCTTGCAAAATTATCATGTATAAGCTCAAGTGCCCTTATATGCTCTTTAGAAAACTTTTGAGGACTTCTAAAGTCATAAACTTTCACTTTTTGCTTTTCTTCATCTTTTTGCAATTCCTCTGGCTCAAGCTCTCCAGCAGACAAGGCAGACAATAGGGCGTCTATTTCACTTTGTGATAATACATCTGCCATACGCTTACCTCACTTCACTAATTAAATTTTTAGTATTTTACTTATATCTACTAATGTAACTAGTTTATCATCAAAATTCACTATACCTTTTACATAGCTTTGATACTTTTCATTCTCAAGTCTTTGAATAAGTTTTTCATCAATTTCTAAAACCTCTTCAACCTCATCAACAGATATACCTACTTGTTCATCATCAACATTCAATATTATTATGTTACTTTGAACCTTTGATGACTTTGATATATTGAGTAGCAGATTTATATCCAATAAAGGTATTATGCTACCTCTAAGGTTTATAAGTCCTCTAATATGTTCTGGGGCTTTTGGTACTTTGGTCACTTCTGTCATATCAGTAATGCTCTGAACTTTAGATGTTTCTACAGCAAAAAGTTCATCACTAATCTTAAAAACAACAACTTGCATTTTCATGCCCCCTTATTAACCAATTGCCTTTTTGATTGCTTCTAACACTCTATCTGCTTGGAATGGTTTTACTATAAAATCTTTTGCACCTGCTCTTATTGCATCCATAACCATACCTTGTTGGCCCATGGCACTGCACATTATTACCTTAGCTGCTGGATCAAACGCTTTGATATTTTTAACTGCTTCAATTCCATCCATGTCTGGCATTGTTATATCCATAGTTACTACATCTGGTTTTTCCTTTTTATAAAGCTCTACAGCCTTAATTCCATTACTTGCTTCACCTACAACCTCGAATCCGTTTTTTTCAAGAATATCCTTTATCATCATTCTCATAAATGCTGCGTCATCAACAATTAATACTCTAGCCATTTAGAATCCCCCTATCTATATTACGCCTATTGAATTTAATATTTTTTCCAAAGATCCAGGATTAGGAACAAAGTAAAAATGTCCACCAATATTTTCTGAATCCTCGCCTAATAGCATTGTTTCTATTTCCAATACACTATCTGAATACTGTGCTGACTCTACAAAAGTAGAGCTTAAAATCGCACTTAGCATATCAAATGCCACAGCTGGAACTGATGGCATAATGCTCAAGTTTGTAAGTCTTGCTATTGAATTCATGTATGCTGCTGAAATAATATTACCTATTTCACATAGCACTGAATTTCCCATCTCGCTAAACTCATCTTCCTTCATTCCAGTCAGTACTTCTATTATATTAGAAGCTATAGATTTTTCAAATACAAATAAGATATTTCCTGGTGCATCGCCAAGTACTTTTACTAGTACTGCTGCCACCAACTCTTCTTCAGAAACAAAATTATAAATATCCATAAAATCTATTACATTAACACTTGGAACTGTCATATCAATTTTTCTGTTTAACAATTGAGAAAGAGCAGTTGCTGCATTTCCTGCACCAATATTGCTTACTTCTTTAAGAGCATCTAGTTGAAGTGCACTTAATTGAGTATAATCCATCACAATCCTCCTTCTAGTTCCTAGATTAAAGCACCTACATCAAGTATAAGTGTAACAAGACCATTACCAAGTATTGTTGCTCCTATATACTCGTTTAGTCCTTCAAGAGTTTTTCCTAAAGGTTTTATTACTATTTCTTGCTGTCCTAATAAAGAATCAACTAAAAGACCAACAACTTTATCTCCAACCTTAACTATTATAATAAAATTCTTATCCTTTTTGCTAGTATCAATTTGTAAAGTTTCATTTAGTCTAATTAGAGGTATAACATTTTCTCTATATACTATAAC
Proteins encoded in this region:
- the csrA gene encoding carbon storage regulator CsrA, which translates into the protein MLVLTRKKGQSLLIGDDIEISVIKLDDGSVKLAIKAPRELSILRKELVQEVEDENKNATLINIDVLKNLNK
- the fliW gene encoding flagellar assembly protein FliW codes for the protein MKLETKYHGILNYDQEDIITFTKGLPGLQELKKFILIDFEGNPFFKILHSIENKEIGLVAVSPFDVVNEYEFELKDYIIEKLKITDSSEVLVLNTVTLSSKAEEITTNLKAPIIINIKSKLGEQIIIDNEKYMIKHPLLRSE
- the flgL gene encoding flagellar hook-associated protein FlgL, translating into MRVTNRMLSNNFLSDMRTNLNNMKTLQSQLSSGKEIRRPSDDPFKVARAMQLNTDISANKQYNENISDTINWLDATDTSLDQVTQTFQRIRELTISSGNAAYGSDERRAIKDELNQKVSEISQILNSNFDGKYVFGGSKVTSKPLGVKDIDANGNKGIFFAGKEGEELSINSTDIAMSSQMDMIKGKLPVEISQGVTMDYNVSAYDVLNFTSEKGKQINVSNLLNNIITNLDSSSSDAQSKLTGENLDDLTAAASNILKIRAEVGAKQNRMDSAKDKNDQENYNLTEVLSNTEDIDITQKTMEYSTMQTVYMASLQTSAKIIQPSLMDYLR
- the flgK gene encoding flagellar hook-associated protein FlgK, whose translation is MSGLFSTFNIAKSGMSVQQKSIDVTSHNIANANTAGYSRQRANIETTRPQSLGGMEAGQLGTGAQVSTVERIRDTFLDYQVRNETSISGQFNTRSGFLTQIEDVFSEPSDTGISSLMGKFFDSWQQLSKQPQSSNARTVVVQQTLALTDSLNHTYTQLKDLKNNAQSLIKNTVTDMNSTLNQIGELNKEIISVKNAGDTPNDLMDKRDLLIDQLSSKFNLNIDKKAFEGINLKPADVNGMKAPELVKADGDGNVARFSYISSMEKDPTDDSGTTYKITYYKLGSMDNEDNKQTITLTNVSPDQAKEIEETRVIWANSDGVATKADGYPLKDGSIVDVQELKLFSPASGEVKGNITIQKDIDNYIDQVNKLAKSIAFTVNAIHSGMSSTTSNGFPDKDYMPLFVNKSVAKYSVNGQMVNLDDTLNNESEITAENITVNKEILSDVMKLKTKTRDSDFAYASQNTVDGEGDGARALAIAQLKNNLIGIQDVGTTVKSRADLFDLTKGKAVLKDNGMTIENNNNGTTLEAYFKDTIDKLGVQSQEASRMVTNQQQLLDSLNQTKDSVSGVSLDEEMANLVQFQHAYSANAKVIATVDELLDVVVNGLKK
- a CDS encoding flagellar protein FlgN, producing the protein MYEELINVILSEKEALNKLLSLLDNQYSFILKKDIFGLDDVANKIQACNKEIAEEEVKRRKLVGSNSMKEVVFSSGNERLEESYRDIIKLLEAVRLQKDTNDLLLKQQLSYTNQMLTYINPNREMKTYNSYGKMSR
- the flgM gene encoding flagellar biosynthesis anti-sigma factor FlgM, which gives rise to MNIKGVGPTRNVIDIYNVNKVKATQKAESVKKDSLEISGAARALSNFSLGDDVMPRSEKVEALRMQVANGTYKPDNEKIAQSMINSISEGRG
- the fliY gene encoding flagellar motor switch phosphatase FliY — translated: MSNGFLTQEEIDSLLNGPSTPAESTTGNTEESISDIDKDLLGEIGNISMGSASTALSQIINQSVNITTPVVSTTTLGELKEQFHIPNIVLEVEYTSGILGKNILIMQINDAAVIANLMMGGDGTVNTTELSEIELSAVQEAMNQMIGSAATSMATMFAREVNISPPISKTWDEANEPVSEGINDDDVLVKVSFKLTIGDLVDSNIMQLLPLKTAKKIVSIMMGEEQQSEPANEQPRVEERVPQQEVRTASNYEPSNTYHAQESHNDYNHFVQEKPIYQEQRTPVEVHQASFDNLTSSPSGPAHKNIDLILDVPLEISVVLGRTKKSIKDILSLSNGSLIELDKVADEPVEILVNGKRVAFGEVVVVDENFGVRITSIVSNAERIKSLK
- the fliM gene encoding flagellar motor switch protein FliM is translated as MADVLSQSEIDALLSALSAGELEPEELQKDEEKQKVKVYDFRSPQKFSKEHIRALELIHDNFARIISNFLTAQVRKNTKVNIENIEQVTYEEFIHSVSNPTTLLLFKMPPLNGSILFEMNPSFSFQVIDILLGGTGERRHVSKEFTDIDKNIITQVATGVLSNLKLAWEDVMDIDIEVESLETNPALNQTLAPNEPVALITFSVEMGKSNTFINLCIPYLSIEKILDKLVMRNWFQAGAEEDREHTRHDIEKRLDIVDVNVKVELGSTEISIDDFLRLVTGDVIKLDNKYNSPVTVEVEDEKCYLAKPGIVGKNMGVAILDIIGKDVEDYE
- a CDS encoding chemotaxis protein CheW; translated protein: MQVVVFKISDELFAVETSKVQSITDMTEVTKVPKAPEHIRGLINLRGSIIPLLDINLLLNISKSSKVQSNIIILNVDDEQVGISVDEVEEVLEIDEKLIQRLENEKYQSYVKGIVNFDDKLVTLVDISKILKI
- a CDS encoding response regulator; translated protein: MARVLIVDDAAFMRMMIKDILEKNGFEVVGEASNGIKAVELYKKEKPDVVTMDITMPDMDGIEAVKNIKAFDPAAKVIMCSAMGQQGMVMDAIRAGAKDFIVKPFQADRVLEAIKKAIG
- a CDS encoding chemotaxis protein CheC; its protein translation is MDYTQLSALQLDALKEVSNIGAGNAATALSQLLNRKIDMTVPSVNVIDFMDIYNFVSEEELVAAVLVKVLGDAPGNILFVFEKSIASNIIEVLTGMKEDEFSEMGNSVLCEIGNIISAAYMNSIARLTNLSIMPSVPAVAFDMLSAILSSTFVESAQYSDSVLEIETMLLGEDSENIGGHFYFVPNPGSLEKILNSIGVI